In Rahnella aquatilis CIP 78.65 = ATCC 33071, one DNA window encodes the following:
- a CDS encoding trans-sulfuration enzyme family protein gives MKNLNTSRSLGMRTLAVHGGQQPDALTGAIATPITAASAFSYPDFDSGARRFSGEEPGYIYSRFANPTVAVFEQKLAALEGAETAVACASGMAAISATLFALLVPGDEIIHIGTLYGGTEGVVRNLLPRYGIKPVHVANVNELEAAFTKNTKVVLVETPANPGLDIADLAEIARLSTAAGAVSVADNTFATPYLTRPLELGIDIVLHSATKYISGHGDATGGVVAGSAALITPIRTLSLKQFGGNLGPFEASLLIRGLKTLPLRVEASSLSAQAVAEFLDGHSAVDTVFYPGLKQHPGHATASRQMKLFGGIMAIELKGGLNAARTFLDKLSIITQAVSLGDTDSLACHPASTTHSAVAPEVRRQSGITDGLVRISIGIEDTADLIADLQQALEGL, from the coding sequence ATGAAAAATCTGAACACTTCACGTTCTTTAGGGATGCGTACCCTCGCCGTTCATGGCGGACAGCAGCCCGATGCCCTGACCGGCGCCATTGCCACGCCAATCACCGCCGCATCGGCATTTTCATACCCGGATTTCGACAGCGGCGCACGCCGTTTCAGCGGTGAAGAACCCGGCTATATCTACAGCCGTTTCGCCAATCCGACAGTGGCCGTTTTCGAACAAAAACTGGCGGCACTCGAAGGCGCAGAAACCGCCGTTGCCTGTGCCAGCGGCATGGCGGCCATCAGCGCCACATTGTTTGCCCTGCTGGTTCCCGGCGATGAAATCATTCATATCGGCACGCTGTACGGCGGCACCGAAGGCGTGGTCCGTAATCTGCTGCCGCGATATGGTATCAAACCGGTTCACGTTGCGAATGTGAATGAACTGGAAGCCGCATTCACCAAAAATACCAAAGTGGTACTGGTGGAAACTCCCGCTAATCCGGGGCTGGATATCGCCGATCTGGCAGAAATCGCGCGTCTTTCCACAGCCGCCGGTGCGGTGAGTGTGGCGGATAACACTTTCGCCACGCCGTACCTGACGCGTCCGCTGGAACTGGGCATTGATATCGTTCTGCATTCCGCGACCAAATACATCAGCGGTCACGGCGATGCGACCGGCGGCGTGGTGGCGGGTTCGGCGGCGTTAATCACGCCAATCCGCACCCTGAGCCTGAAACAGTTCGGTGGCAACCTGGGCCCGTTCGAAGCCAGTTTGCTGATCCGCGGCCTGAAAACCTTGCCGCTGCGCGTCGAAGCCAGTTCGCTGAGCGCGCAGGCGGTGGCGGAATTCCTCGACGGCCACAGCGCGGTAGACACCGTGTTCTATCCGGGGCTGAAACAGCATCCGGGGCACGCCACCGCCTCGCGCCAGATGAAACTGTTTGGTGGAATCATGGCGATTGAGCTGAAAGGCGGGCTGAACGCCGCACGGACTTTCCTCGATAAGCTGAGCATTATCACGCAGGCGGTCTCGCTCGGCGACACCGATTCGCTGGCCTGCCATCCGGCATCCACCACGCACAGCGCCGTCGCGCCGGAAGTCCGCCGTCAGAGCGGTATCACCGACGGGCTGGTGCGCATCAGCATCGGTATCGAAGACACCGCAGACCTGATTGCTGATCTGCAACAGGCGCTGGAAGGGCTGTAA
- the ulaR gene encoding HTH-type transcriptional regulator UlaR, producing the protein MTEPQRHNAILDLLQRQGQISVADVIDNFDISPATARRDITKLNELGKLRKVRNGAEAVNQPRQNWTPLNIHQTHNLNEKMRIAKAAAGLCQPGESVVINCGSTAFLLGREMCGKDIQVITNYLPLANYLIEQEHDSVVIMGGQYNKSQSITLAPQDGDASLYAGHWMFTSGAGLTSDGLYKTDMLTAMAEQKMLNYVGNLAVLVDSSKIGQRAGMLFSRTEQIDVLITGKEANEEIIGQLRQKGVEVILV; encoded by the coding sequence ATGACTGAGCCACAACGCCATAATGCTATTCTCGATCTGCTGCAACGTCAGGGGCAGATTTCCGTCGCCGATGTGATTGATAATTTTGATATTTCACCGGCCACGGCGCGTCGTGACATCACTAAGCTCAATGAACTGGGAAAGCTGCGTAAAGTGCGCAACGGTGCTGAGGCCGTGAATCAGCCGCGCCAGAACTGGACCCCGCTGAATATCCATCAGACGCACAATCTCAACGAGAAAATGCGTATCGCCAAAGCGGCAGCCGGACTGTGCCAGCCGGGTGAAAGCGTGGTGATTAACTGCGGTTCAACAGCGTTCCTGCTCGGTCGGGAAATGTGCGGAAAAGACATTCAGGTCATCACCAATTATCTGCCGCTGGCCAATTATCTGATTGAACAGGAGCACGACAGCGTGGTGATCATGGGCGGTCAGTACAATAAAAGTCAGTCCATTACGCTGGCACCACAAGACGGCGATGCCAGCCTGTATGCCGGACACTGGATGTTCACCAGCGGCGCGGGGCTGACCAGCGATGGCCTGTACAAAACCGATATGCTCACGGCGATGGCCGAGCAGAAGATGCTGAATTATGTCGGGAATTTAGCGGTACTGGTCGACAGCAGCAAAATCGGTCAGCGTGCGGGGATGCTGTTCAGCCGCACCGAACAAATCGATGTGCTGATCACCGGCAAAGAAGCGAACGAGGAAATCATCGGACAGTTACGCCAGAAAGGCGTGGAAGTGATCCTGGTTTAA
- the ulaG gene encoding L-ascorbate 6-phosphate lactonase, whose amino-acid sequence MSKVETISRESWILSTFPEWGTWLNEEIEQEKVAPGTFAMWWLGCTGIWLKSEGGANICVDFWCGVGKQNHSSPLMKTGHQMQRMAGVKKLQPNLRTTPFVLDPFAIREVDAVLSTHDHNDHIDVNVAAAVMQNCAADVPFIGPQTCVDLWMSWGVPASRCIVMTPGKVVRIKDVEIHALDSFDRTVLITLPAGQKAAGVLPDMMDQRAVNYLFKTPGGNLYHSGDSHYSNYYAKHGNEYQIDVALGSYGENPRGVTDKMTSVDMLRMAESLRTKVVIPFHHDIWSNFQADPQEIRVLWEMKKDRLKYGFKPFIWQVGGKFTYPDDKDNFEYHYPRGFDDCFTTETDLPFKSFL is encoded by the coding sequence ATGAGCAAAGTAGAAACGATCAGCCGCGAGTCCTGGATCCTCAGCACTTTTCCGGAATGGGGCACCTGGTTAAACGAAGAAATCGAGCAGGAAAAGGTCGCGCCGGGCACGTTTGCCATGTGGTGGCTGGGCTGCACGGGGATCTGGCTGAAGTCTGAGGGCGGCGCGAATATTTGTGTCGATTTCTGGTGCGGCGTCGGCAAGCAAAATCACAGCAGCCCGCTGATGAAAACCGGCCACCAGATGCAGCGCATGGCCGGCGTGAAAAAACTTCAGCCTAACCTGCGCACCACGCCGTTTGTGCTCGATCCCTTTGCGATCAGGGAGGTCGACGCGGTGTTATCTACCCATGATCATAATGATCATATCGATGTGAACGTCGCCGCCGCCGTCATGCAAAACTGTGCTGCCGACGTGCCCTTTATCGGCCCGCAGACCTGCGTGGATTTGTGGATGAGCTGGGGCGTACCGGCAAGCCGTTGCATTGTGATGACGCCGGGCAAAGTGGTGAGGATCAAAGACGTGGAGATCCACGCGCTGGACTCCTTTGACCGCACGGTGCTGATCACCCTGCCCGCCGGTCAGAAAGCCGCGGGCGTATTGCCGGACATGATGGATCAGCGTGCGGTGAATTATCTGTTCAAAACGCCGGGCGGAAACCTGTATCACAGTGGCGATTCGCACTATTCCAACTACTACGCCAAACATGGCAACGAGTATCAGATTGACGTGGCACTTGGCTCTTACGGCGAGAACCCGCGCGGCGTGACCGACAAAATGACCAGCGTGGATATGCTGCGTATGGCGGAATCACTGAGAACCAAAGTGGTGATCCCGTTCCATCATGATATCTGGTCAAATTTCCAGGCCGATCCGCAGGAAATTCGCGTACTGTGGGAGATGAAAAAAGATCGCCTGAAATACGGCTTCAAGCCATTTATCTGGCAGGTCGGTGGCAAATTCACTTATCCGGATGACAAAGATAACTTCGAATATCATTACCCGCGTGGCTTTGACGACTGTTTTACGACAGAGACTGATCTGCCCTTCAAGTCTTTCTTATAA
- the glpE gene encoding thiosulfate sulfurtransferase GlpE: MEQFEAISVEQARNRLTSGEAVMVDIRDPQSFSAAHAPGAWHLSNDSLPAFIQQTDAKTPVLVMCYHGISSRGAAQFLISQGFESVYSVDGGFEAWSQTFPQDIEA; this comes from the coding sequence ATGGAACAATTTGAAGCAATCAGCGTAGAACAAGCCCGTAACCGCCTGACATCTGGCGAAGCCGTGATGGTCGATATCCGTGACCCGCAAAGCTTCAGCGCAGCGCACGCTCCGGGCGCCTGGCATCTGAGCAACGACAGCCTGCCTGCGTTTATCCAGCAGACCGATGCCAAAACGCCGGTGCTGGTGATGTGCTATCACGGCATCAGCAGCCGCGGTGCCGCACAATTTCTGATCTCTCAGGGTTTCGAATCGGTCTACAGCGTTGACGGCGGTTTCGAAGCCTGGTCACAGACTTTCCCGCAAGATATCGAAGCCTGA